In a single window of the Thermus amyloliquefaciens genome:
- the rlmN gene encoding 23S rRNA (adenine(2503)-C(2))-methyltransferase RlmN: MTERALRPILELLPEELPGGGYRKAQIAHWLYARGALDFAEMTDLPKGLREALSEEWRISEFALVEAYPSRDGSVKYLFTLLDGKKTEAVYMPYENRKTVCLSSMVGCPAGCTFCATGALGFGRNLRAAEILAQLLAIAHHQGISPREIRNVVLMGMGEPLLNLPNVLKAVRVMLHPKALAMSPRRITLSTVGIPKGIYRLAEEDLGVRLALSLHAPDDETRKKIIPTAHRYSVGEILEAVRHYYAKTKRRITFEYTLLKGLNDHPWQARLLAKLLKGISAHVNLIPFNPWEGAPVAGTPKAGILAFAEELRRLGVPTSVRWSRGQDVGAACGQLALKTPTPLVFTPLPEDAGR; encoded by the coding sequence ATGACCGAGCGGGCCCTGCGCCCCATCCTGGAACTTCTCCCCGAAGAACTCCCCGGCGGGGGCTACCGCAAGGCCCAGATCGCCCACTGGCTCTACGCCCGGGGGGCCTTGGACTTCGCGGAGATGACCGACCTGCCCAAGGGCCTGAGGGAGGCTTTGAGCGAGGAGTGGCGCATCTCCGAGTTCGCCCTGGTGGAGGCCTACCCGAGCCGGGATGGGAGCGTGAAGTACCTCTTCACCCTTCTGGACGGCAAGAAGACCGAGGCAGTCTACATGCCCTACGAGAACCGCAAGACGGTCTGCCTCTCCAGCATGGTGGGCTGCCCGGCGGGGTGCACCTTCTGCGCCACCGGGGCCTTGGGCTTTGGCCGGAACCTCAGGGCGGCGGAAATCCTTGCCCAGCTTTTGGCCATCGCCCACCACCAGGGCATCTCCCCCAGGGAGATCCGCAACGTGGTGCTGATGGGCATGGGGGAGCCCCTCCTGAACCTGCCAAACGTCCTCAAGGCGGTGCGGGTCATGCTCCACCCGAAGGCCCTGGCCATGAGCCCCAGGCGCATCACCCTCTCCACGGTGGGCATCCCCAAGGGGATTTACCGCCTGGCGGAGGAGGACCTGGGGGTGCGCCTGGCCCTTTCCCTCCACGCCCCCGACGACGAGACCCGCAAGAAGATCATCCCCACCGCCCACCGCTACTCGGTGGGGGAGATCCTCGAGGCGGTGCGCCACTACTACGCCAAGACCAAGCGGCGCATCACCTTTGAGTACACCCTTCTCAAGGGCCTGAACGACCACCCCTGGCAGGCCCGGCTCCTGGCCAAGCTGCTGAAGGGGATCAGCGCCCACGTGAACCTGATCCCCTTTAACCCCTGGGAAGGGGCCCCGGTGGCGGGCACCCCCAAGGCGGGCATCCTGGCCTTCGCCGAGGAGCTCAGGCGGCTTGGGGTGCCCACCTCGGTGCGCTGGAGCCGGGGACAGGACGTGGGGGCGGCCTGCGGCCAGCTGGCCCTCAAGACCCCCACGCCCCTCGTGTTCACACCGCTTCCAGAAGACGCCGGGCGATGA
- a CDS encoding Clp1/GlmU family protein has translation MLLLLGPTDVGKSTLALRLLEKAGEAYLLDLDPGQGALPGAFTLFRYREGHLAPLRRHLLGALSPMGVEARAVVGALRLARRIPPGSPAVADTDGLLHPEFRLLQAEALSPTEILVLGAEALHRALAWRKDLRVRLAPPLPGARRKTPAERRRNRLERLLAHFKEARPRVLPLEGKGDTERLYGLLDEEGFLLGYGRLLAWEAGEGLFLTPASGEVAKVVPTRIPSPFTRPPLPPPGDGA, from the coding sequence GTGCTCCTCCTGCTGGGCCCCACGGACGTGGGCAAGAGCACCCTGGCCCTCAGGCTCCTGGAGAAGGCGGGGGAGGCCTACCTCCTGGACCTGGACCCGGGGCAGGGGGCCTTGCCGGGGGCCTTCACCCTCTTTCGCTACCGGGAAGGGCACCTCGCCCCCCTCCGCCGCCACCTCTTGGGGGCCCTCTCCCCCATGGGGGTGGAGGCGCGGGCGGTGGTGGGGGCCCTGCGCCTGGCCCGCAGGATCCCCCCGGGGAGCCCCGCGGTGGCCGACACCGACGGCCTCCTCCACCCCGAGTTCCGCCTCCTCCAGGCGGAGGCCCTAAGCCCCACGGAAATCCTCGTCCTGGGGGCGGAGGCCCTCCACCGGGCCCTGGCCTGGCGCAAGGACCTAAGGGTGCGCCTGGCCCCACCCCTCCCCGGGGCCAGGCGCAAGACCCCCGCGGAGAGGAGAAGAAACCGCCTGGAGAGGCTGCTTGCCCACTTTAAGGAGGCTAGGCCCCGGGTCTTGCCCCTGGAGGGGAAGGGGGATACGGAGCGGCTTTACGGCCTCCTGGACGAGGAGGGCTTCCTCCTGGGCTACGGGAGGCTTCTCGCCTGGGAAGCGGGGGAGGGCCTCTTCCTCACCCCCGCCTCCGGGGAGGTGGCCAAGGTGGTGCCCACCCGCATCCCCTCCCCCTTCACCAGGCCCCCGCTTCCCCCTCCCGGGGATGGGGCTTAG
- a CDS encoding molybdenum cofactor biosynthesis protein, which yields MRVEVRLFALYREQAGTDRLFLELPENAQVLHAKEALERRFPGLRLEGGMAAVNQALAQSDTPLKEGDEVAFLPPVSGGQDAYGLTHEPLDLKALVDWATAPEYGAVVSFLGTTRSPNRGEEVAFLEYEAYPGMAEKVMAEIIGEMRARWPLGRVALWHRLGRVDPGEASIAIVVSARHRVEAFAACQYAIDRVKQVLPVWKKEHRKDGSFWVEGFAPEGHRL from the coding sequence ATGCGGGTTGAGGTGCGGCTCTTCGCCCTTTACCGGGAGCAGGCGGGCACAGACCGCCTCTTCCTGGAGCTCCCCGAAAACGCCCAGGTGCTCCACGCCAAGGAGGCTCTGGAAAGGCGCTTTCCCGGCCTCAGGCTGGAGGGTGGCATGGCGGCGGTGAACCAGGCCCTGGCCCAAAGCGACACCCCCCTAAAGGAAGGGGACGAGGTGGCCTTTCTGCCCCCGGTCTCGGGGGGTCAGGACGCCTACGGCCTCACCCATGAACCCCTGGACCTGAAGGCCCTGGTGGACTGGGCCACCGCCCCCGAGTACGGGGCGGTGGTGAGCTTCTTGGGCACCACCCGGAGCCCCAACCGGGGGGAGGAGGTGGCCTTCTTGGAGTACGAGGCCTACCCAGGCATGGCGGAGAAGGTCATGGCGGAGATCATCGGGGAGATGCGCGCCCGCTGGCCTCTGGGCCGGGTGGCCCTTTGGCACCGCCTGGGCCGGGTGGACCCGGGGGAGGCCTCCATCGCCATCGTGGTCTCGGCCCGGCACCGGGTGGAGGCCTTTGCCGCCTGCCAGTACGCCATTGACCGGGTGAAGCAGGTGCTCCCCGTGTGGAAGAAGGAGCACCGCAAGGACGGGAGCTTCTGGGTGGAGGGGTTCGCCCCGGAAGGGCACCGCCTCTAA
- a CDS encoding acyl-CoA dehydrogenase family protein: protein MGLWFEESSEERAVLGPFREFLRAEVAPGAAERDRTGAFPFDLVRKLAQFGVFGATVPEAYGGAGLTSRLFARMVEEVAYHDGALALTVASHNSLATGHILLAGNERQKETFLPKLASGEVLGAWGLTEPGSGSDAAALKTKAEAVPGGWVLNGTKQFITQGSVAGVYVIVARTDPAPSPERKHLGISAFAFFRPERGLRVGRKEEKLGLSASDTAQLLLEDLFLPEEALLGERGKGFYDVLRVLDGGRIGIAAMAVGLGRAALDFALRYAKEREAFGRPIAEYQGVSFKLAEAATELEAARLLYLKAAELRDAGRPHTLEAAQAKLFASEAAVKACDEAIQVLGGYGYIKDYPVERYWRDARLTRIGEGTSEILKLIIARRLLEAV, encoded by the coding sequence ATGGGGCTTTGGTTTGAGGAAAGCAGCGAGGAGCGGGCGGTGCTGGGGCCCTTCCGCGAGTTCCTGAGGGCGGAGGTGGCCCCAGGGGCGGCGGAGAGGGACCGCACCGGGGCCTTCCCCTTTGACCTGGTGCGGAAGCTGGCCCAGTTCGGGGTCTTCGGGGCCACCGTGCCCGAGGCCTACGGGGGGGCGGGGCTGACGAGCCGGCTTTTCGCCCGCATGGTGGAGGAAGTGGCCTACCACGACGGGGCCTTGGCCCTCACCGTGGCCAGCCACAACTCCCTGGCCACGGGGCACATCCTCCTTGCGGGGAACGAGAGGCAGAAGGAAACCTTCCTGCCCAAGCTGGCCTCGGGGGAGGTCTTGGGGGCCTGGGGGCTCACGGAGCCGGGGTCGGGCTCGGACGCCGCCGCCCTCAAGACCAAGGCGGAGGCGGTGCCGGGGGGGTGGGTCCTGAACGGCACCAAGCAGTTCATCACCCAGGGGAGCGTGGCCGGGGTCTATGTGATCGTGGCCCGCACCGACCCCGCCCCAAGCCCCGAGCGGAAGCACCTGGGCATCTCCGCCTTCGCCTTCTTCCGCCCCGAGCGGGGCCTAAGGGTGGGCCGGAAGGAGGAGAAGCTGGGCTTAAGCGCCTCCGACACCGCCCAGCTTCTCCTGGAAGACCTTTTCCTTCCCGAAGAGGCCCTTCTGGGGGAAAGGGGGAAGGGGTTTTACGACGTGCTCCGCGTCCTGGACGGGGGCCGGATCGGCATCGCCGCCATGGCGGTGGGCCTGGGGCGGGCGGCCTTGGACTTCGCCCTGCGCTACGCCAAGGAGCGGGAGGCCTTCGGCCGGCCCATCGCCGAGTACCAGGGGGTTTCCTTCAAGCTGGCGGAGGCGGCCACGGAGCTGGAGGCGGCGAGGCTGCTTTACCTGAAGGCGGCGGAGCTTAGGGATGCGGGAAGGCCCCATACCCTCGAGGCCGCCCAGGCCAAGCTCTTCGCCAGCGAGGCGGCGGTGAAGGCCTGCGACGAGGCCATCCAGGTCCTGGGAGGCTACGGCTACATCAAGGACTACCCCGTGGAACGCTACTGGCGGGATGCCCGCCTGACCCGCATTGGGGAGGGGACCAGCGAGATCCTGAAGCTCATCATCGCCCGGCGTCTTCTGGAAGCGGTGTGA
- a CDS encoding glutamate-5-semialdehyde dehydrogenase has protein sequence MREAAIQGEQLEDALRALAERARAKLPEIAKGNRDRALLAMARLLEEAWPEVLKANQEDLKEAEGAGLSRAKLDRLALKDKDLKSLTEGLRQIAALPDPLGRIEGLSKRPNGLRVGRMRVPLGLIGFIYEARPGATVEAVSVALKAGNAMLLRGGKEAFRSNQALVSLWHRALREAGLPVEAVSLVPTTEREAILALCRLEALDLLIPRGGEELIRLVQREARVPVLAHAKGVNHLYVDERADLDMALRLALNGKTQRPAVCNALEAVLVHEGVAGVFLPMLEKAMRQRGVELRACPRALPLLEEAVPASEEEWDREYLDLILRVKVVSGLEEALAHIARFGSRHTEAVCTEDPRVAWRFLEEVDASLVLWNASTRFNDGFQLGLGAEIGISTSKLHAYGPMGPLELTTTKWVALGEGQERE, from the coding sequence ATGAGGGAGGCGGCTATCCAAGGGGAACAACTGGAGGACGCCCTGAGGGCCCTGGCGGAAAGGGCCCGGGCTAAGCTCCCCGAGATCGCCAAGGGGAACCGGGATCGGGCGCTTTTGGCCATGGCCCGGCTCCTGGAGGAGGCCTGGCCCGAGGTGCTGAAGGCCAACCAGGAGGACCTAAAGGAGGCCGAAGGGGCAGGGCTTTCCCGGGCCAAGCTGGACCGCCTGGCCCTGAAGGACAAGGACCTCAAAAGCCTCACCGAGGGCCTCCGGCAGATCGCGGCCCTCCCCGACCCCCTGGGCCGGATCGAGGGGCTTAGCAAAAGGCCCAACGGCCTCAGGGTGGGGAGGATGCGGGTGCCCCTGGGCCTCATCGGCTTCATCTACGAGGCAAGGCCCGGGGCCACGGTGGAGGCGGTTTCCGTGGCCTTGAAGGCGGGAAACGCCATGCTCCTAAGGGGGGGCAAGGAGGCCTTCCGCTCCAACCAGGCCCTGGTTTCCCTCTGGCACCGGGCCTTGAGGGAGGCGGGGCTTCCGGTGGAGGCGGTGAGCCTGGTGCCCACCACCGAGCGGGAGGCCATATTGGCCCTTTGCCGCCTCGAGGCCCTGGACCTCCTCATCCCCCGGGGCGGGGAGGAGCTCATCCGCCTGGTGCAGCGTGAGGCCCGGGTGCCCGTGCTGGCCCACGCCAAGGGGGTGAACCACCTCTACGTGGACGAGAGGGCGGACCTGGATATGGCCCTCCGCCTGGCCCTCAACGGCAAAACGCAGCGCCCGGCGGTGTGCAACGCCCTCGAGGCGGTCTTGGTCCACGAGGGGGTGGCCGGGGTCTTCCTTCCCATGCTGGAAAAGGCCATGCGGCAAAGGGGCGTGGAGCTCCGGGCCTGCCCCCGGGCCCTTCCCCTCCTCGAGGAGGCCGTCCCCGCCTCCGAGGAGGAGTGGGACCGGGAGTACCTGGACCTGATCCTTAGGGTGAAGGTGGTCTCGGGGCTGGAGGAGGCCCTGGCCCACATCGCCCGCTTTGGTTCCCGCCACACGGAGGCCGTCTGCACGGAGGACCCCCGGGTGGCCTGGCGCTTCCTGGAAGAGGTGGACGCCAGCCTGGTCCTCTGGAACGCCTCCACCCGTTTCAACGACGGTTTCCAGTTGGGCCTGGGGGCGGAGATCGGCATCAGCACCTCCAAGCTCCACGCCTACGGCCCCATGGGGCCCCTGGAGCTCACCACCACCAAGTGGGTGGCCCTGGGGGAGGGGCAGGAGCGGGAATAG
- a CDS encoding YhjD/YihY/BrkB family envelope integrity protein encodes MLQKVLRLYTQAHVPFFAAALAYYALLSLMPLLFLLVGVFGLLLSGSPSLRAEFLEGVATLAQGLFPARPELAQDLLGFLTRSAFPLTLASGFLLVWSGSNFFAALSYTLGLVFGRPPGLRHRILGLVMPFLLGLGLILLSLFGLAMGFLLRFLPPEWRGVLGPFQALFPLVAAFLLFLFTYAFFRGLGGLRELVPLSVGAGVAALLFEGVRLGLPKLLPRSQYELLYGPLAGFVLALLGLYLVLWVFLLGAVVARAMED; translated from the coding sequence GTGCTGCAAAAGGTCTTACGCCTCTACACCCAGGCCCACGTGCCCTTCTTCGCCGCGGCCCTGGCCTACTACGCCCTCCTTTCCCTCATGCCCCTCCTCTTCCTCCTGGTGGGGGTCTTCGGCCTTCTCCTCTCGGGAAGCCCCTCCTTGCGGGCGGAGTTCCTGGAGGGGGTGGCGACCTTGGCGCAAGGCCTCTTCCCGGCCAGGCCCGAGCTGGCCCAAGACCTTCTCGGTTTCCTCACCCGGAGCGCCTTTCCCCTGACCCTGGCCAGCGGGTTTCTGCTCGTCTGGTCGGGGAGCAACTTCTTTGCCGCCTTGAGCTACACCCTGGGCCTGGTCTTCGGCAGGCCCCCGGGGCTTCGCCACCGGATTTTGGGCCTGGTCATGCCCTTCTTGCTGGGCCTGGGCCTCATCCTCCTCTCCCTTTTCGGTCTGGCCATGGGCTTCCTCCTCCGCTTCCTGCCCCCGGAGTGGCGGGGGGTTTTGGGGCCTTTCCAGGCCCTTTTCCCCCTGGTGGCCGCCTTCTTGCTCTTCCTCTTCACCTACGCCTTCTTCCGGGGGCTTGGGGGCCTTCGCGAGCTCGTGCCCTTGAGCGTGGGGGCAGGGGTGGCAGCCCTTCTCTTCGAGGGGGTGCGGCTTGGACTTCCCAAGCTCCTTCCCCGCTCCCAGTACGAGCTCCTCTACGGACCCCTGGCGGGGTTTGTCCTGGCGCTACTCGGCCTATATCTCGTGCTTTGGGTCTTCCTCCTGGGGGCGGTGGTGGCGAGGGCGATGGAGGACTAG
- the proB gene encoding glutamate 5-kinase has product MRPGLAAKRLVVKVGSAVLAGPSGLDLSVMGEIARQVLALRAEGREVVLVSSGAVAAGMAATGLPRPQDMPLKQALAAIGQPLLMAAWREAFAPTPVAQVLLTAEDLAARERYLNAKATLQALLRLEAVPVINENDTVAFQEIRFGDNDQLSARVAALVEAGLLVLLSDVDALYEEDPKRNPSARPILEVERVEAVLGHAGEGNPLGSGGMRSKLLAAQIAGRVGIPTLLLPGRRPGAVLEALKGAPLGTYFHAKRRYRGERAWLYGLLRPKGELILDAGAVRALKERGASLLPAGIKAVRGRFGRGEAVRLLSEAGEEVGVGLANYAAEEVARILGRKSAEIEALLGYRYTEEVVHRDHLVLKEEP; this is encoded by the coding sequence ATGCGGCCTGGGCTTGCGGCGAAGCGGCTGGTGGTGAAGGTGGGGAGCGCGGTCCTGGCCGGGCCTTCCGGCCTGGACCTTTCTGTCATGGGGGAGATCGCCCGCCAGGTGCTGGCCCTGCGGGCAGAAGGCAGGGAGGTGGTCCTGGTGTCCTCGGGGGCCGTGGCCGCGGGCATGGCGGCCACCGGGCTTCCCCGGCCCCAGGACATGCCCCTGAAGCAGGCCCTGGCGGCCATAGGTCAACCCCTCCTCATGGCGGCGTGGCGGGAGGCCTTCGCCCCCACCCCGGTGGCCCAGGTCCTCCTCACCGCCGAGGACCTGGCCGCCCGGGAGCGCTACCTGAACGCCAAGGCCACCCTGCAGGCCCTTTTGCGCCTCGAGGCCGTCCCCGTCATCAACGAGAACGACACCGTGGCCTTCCAAGAAATCCGCTTCGGCGACAACGACCAGCTCTCCGCCCGGGTGGCGGCCTTGGTGGAGGCGGGGCTTTTGGTGCTCCTCTCCGACGTGGACGCCCTTTACGAGGAAGACCCCAAGCGGAACCCCAGCGCCAGGCCCATCCTCGAGGTGGAACGGGTGGAAGCGGTCTTGGGCCATGCGGGGGAAGGGAACCCCTTAGGGAGCGGGGGGATGCGCTCCAAGCTCCTGGCGGCCCAAATTGCCGGAAGGGTGGGCATCCCCACCCTCCTCCTCCCCGGCAGGCGGCCCGGGGCGGTGCTGGAGGCCCTGAAGGGCGCTCCCCTCGGCACCTACTTCCACGCCAAGAGGCGCTACCGGGGGGAGCGGGCCTGGCTCTACGGCCTCCTCCGGCCCAAAGGGGAGCTCATTCTGGATGCGGGGGCGGTGCGGGCCCTCAAGGAGCGGGGGGCAAGCCTCCTGCCCGCCGGCATCAAGGCGGTGCGGGGGCGGTTTGGCCGGGGAGAGGCGGTGCGCCTCCTCTCCGAGGCGGGGGAGGAGGTGGGGGTGGGCCTCGCCAACTACGCCGCCGAGGAGGTGGCGCGGATCTTGGGGCGGAAAAGCGCCGAGATCGAGGCCCTCTTGGGCTACCGTTACACCGAGGAGGTGGTCCATCGGGACCACCTGGTCCTGAAGGAGGAACCATGA
- the leuS gene encoding leucine--tRNA ligase, with the protein MEKYNPHAIEPKWQRFWKEKGFMKAKEVPGRKGKQYVLVMFPYPSGDLHMGHLKNYTMGDVLARFRKVQGYEVLHPMGWDAFGLPAENAALKFGLHPRDWTYENIRQAKESLELMGILYDWDREVTTCEPDYYRWNQWIFIKMWEKGLAYRAGGLVNWCPKCQTVLANEQVVEGRCWRHEDTPVEKRELEQWYLRITAYADRLLEDLEGLRWPEKVKAMQRAWIGRSEGAEILFPVEGSEERIAVFTTRPDTLFGATFLVLAPEHPLTLKLASPERRAEVEAYVEAARRKTEIERQAEGREKTGVFLGAYAQNPATGERIPIWTADYVLYGYGTGAIMAVPGHDGRDFAFAQKYGLPIRKVIERPGEPLPEPLEAAYEEPGIMVNSGPFSGMESEEGKRKVIAWLEERGLGKGRVTYRLRDWLISRQRYWGTPIPMVHCGACGVVPVPEEELPVLLPDLKDVEDIRPKGKSPLEAHPEFYETTCPKCGGPARRDTDTMDTFFDSSWYYLRYADPKNEKLPFDPERANFWMPVDQYIGGVEHAVLHLLYSRFFTKFLHDLGMVKVEEPFTGLFTQGMVLAWTDFGPVEVEGERVRLPEPTRIRLEIPERELSLEEVRKMGAELRPHEDGTLHLWKPAVMSKSKGNGVMVGPFVKEQGADIARITILFAAPPENEMVWTEEGVQGAWRFLNRVWRRVAEDKEALLATSGRFQAEALEGPDRELYGRLHATLKKVTEDLEALRFNTAIAALMELLNALYDYRKERPVTPVYRTAIRYYLQMLFPFAPHIAEELWHWFWPDSLFEAGWPELDEKALEKDVVEVAVQVNGRVRGTIQIPKDAPLEVALAEARKVRNVQAHLEGKEIVKEIYVPGKILNLVVR; encoded by the coding sequence ATGGAGAAGTACAACCCGCACGCCATAGAGCCCAAGTGGCAACGCTTCTGGAAGGAAAAGGGCTTCATGAAGGCCAAGGAGGTCCCGGGAAGGAAGGGGAAGCAGTACGTGCTGGTCATGTTCCCCTATCCCTCCGGGGACCTGCACATGGGCCACCTGAAGAACTACACCATGGGGGACGTCCTGGCCCGCTTCCGCAAGGTGCAGGGGTATGAGGTCCTCCATCCCATGGGCTGGGATGCCTTTGGCCTGCCCGCGGAAAACGCCGCTTTGAAGTTCGGCCTCCACCCCAGGGACTGGACCTACGAGAACATCCGCCAGGCCAAGGAGAGCCTCGAGCTCATGGGCATCCTCTACGACTGGGACCGGGAGGTGACCACCTGCGAGCCCGACTACTACCGCTGGAACCAGTGGATTTTCATAAAAATGTGGGAAAAGGGCCTGGCCTACCGGGCGGGGGGCCTGGTGAACTGGTGCCCCAAGTGCCAGACCGTCTTGGCCAACGAGCAGGTGGTGGAGGGCCGGTGCTGGCGGCACGAGGACACCCCGGTGGAGAAGCGGGAGCTCGAGCAGTGGTACCTGCGCATCACCGCCTATGCGGATAGGCTTCTTGAGGACCTCGAGGGCCTCCGCTGGCCGGAGAAGGTGAAGGCCATGCAGCGGGCCTGGATCGGCCGCTCCGAGGGGGCGGAGATCCTCTTCCCCGTGGAGGGCTCCGAGGAGCGGATCGCCGTCTTCACCACCCGGCCCGACACCCTCTTTGGGGCCACCTTCCTGGTCCTGGCCCCGGAGCACCCCCTGACCCTGAAGCTGGCCTCCCCCGAGAGGCGGGCCGAGGTGGAGGCCTACGTGGAGGCCGCCAGGCGCAAGACGGAGATCGAGCGCCAGGCGGAGGGGCGGGAGAAGACGGGGGTCTTCCTGGGGGCCTACGCCCAAAACCCCGCCACCGGGGAGCGGATCCCCATCTGGACCGCGGACTACGTGCTCTATGGCTACGGCACCGGGGCCATCATGGCCGTGCCCGGGCACGACGGGCGGGACTTCGCCTTCGCCCAAAAGTACGGCCTCCCCATCCGGAAGGTGATCGAGCGCCCGGGGGAGCCCTTGCCCGAGCCCCTCGAGGCCGCCTACGAGGAGCCCGGCATCATGGTGAACTCCGGGCCCTTTAGCGGCATGGAGAGCGAGGAGGGCAAGCGGAAGGTGATCGCCTGGCTGGAGGAAAGGGGCCTGGGCAAGGGGCGGGTCACCTACCGCCTTAGGGACTGGCTCATCAGCCGCCAGCGCTACTGGGGCACCCCCATCCCCATGGTCCACTGCGGGGCCTGCGGGGTGGTGCCCGTGCCGGAGGAGGAGCTTCCCGTCCTCCTCCCCGACCTCAAGGACGTGGAGGACATCCGCCCCAAGGGGAAAAGCCCCCTGGAGGCCCACCCCGAGTTCTACGAGACCACCTGCCCCAAGTGCGGTGGCCCCGCCCGGCGGGACACCGACACCATGGACACCTTCTTTGACTCCAGCTGGTACTACCTGCGCTACGCCGACCCCAAGAACGAAAAGCTCCCCTTTGACCCCGAGAGGGCCAACTTCTGGATGCCCGTGGACCAGTACATCGGCGGGGTGGAGCACGCGGTCTTGCACCTCCTCTACAGCCGTTTCTTCACCAAGTTCCTCCACGACCTGGGGATGGTGAAGGTGGAGGAGCCTTTCACGGGCCTCTTCACCCAGGGCATGGTCCTGGCCTGGACGGACTTCGGCCCCGTGGAGGTGGAGGGGGAAAGGGTGCGCCTCCCCGAGCCCACCCGCATCCGCCTGGAGATCCCCGAAAGGGAGCTTTCCCTGGAGGAGGTACGGAAGATGGGGGCGGAGCTCAGGCCCCACGAGGACGGCACCCTCCACCTCTGGAAGCCCGCGGTGATGAGCAAGTCCAAGGGCAACGGGGTCATGGTGGGCCCCTTCGTGAAGGAGCAGGGGGCGGACATCGCCCGCATCACCATCCTCTTCGCCGCACCCCCGGAGAACGAGATGGTCTGGACCGAGGAGGGGGTGCAGGGGGCCTGGCGTTTCCTGAACCGGGTCTGGCGCCGGGTGGCCGAGGACAAGGAGGCCCTCCTGGCCACGAGCGGCAGGTTCCAGGCGGAGGCCCTGGAGGGGCCGGATCGGGAGCTTTACGGGAGGCTCCACGCCACCTTGAAGAAGGTCACGGAGGACCTCGAGGCCCTGCGCTTCAACACCGCCATCGCCGCCCTCATGGAACTCCTGAACGCCCTCTACGACTACCGCAAGGAACGGCCGGTGACCCCCGTGTACCGCACCGCCATCCGCTACTACCTGCAGATGCTCTTCCCCTTCGCCCCCCACATCGCCGAGGAGCTTTGGCACTGGTTCTGGCCGGATAGCCTCTTTGAGGCGGGCTGGCCCGAGCTGGACGAAAAGGCCCTGGAAAAGGACGTGGTGGAGGTGGCGGTGCAGGTGAACGGCAGGGTGCGGGGGACCATCCAGATCCCCAAGGACGCCCCCCTGGAGGTGGCCCTGGCGGAGGCCAGGAAGGTGAGGAACGTCCAGGCCCACCTGGAGGGGAAGGAGATCGTCAAGGAGATCTACGTCCCCGGCAAGATCCTGAACCTGGTGGTGCGCTAA